Proteins from one Deltaproteobacteria bacterium genomic window:
- a CDS encoding molybdopterin molybdotransferase MoeA, translating into MISVREALETILREIRPLGVESVPVEQALGRVLGEDIKARGGNPPWDNSAMDGYALRAADTAGASPEKPVRLKVLYDLPAGQTPRGPVAGGAAVRIMTGAPVPQGADSVVMVERTQPGDGFVLVKAQARPGDNIRRQGEDFKAGETVMGKGALIRPSEVSMLATVGVPFVFVHKRPRVAVISTGDELSDIFEAPGFGKITNSNGYALSALVTAVGAAPVQLGIARDTRESLREKLELAMAADCIVSSGGVSVGDYDFVKDVLKEMGSSMIFWKVAMKPGKPLAFGVIGGKPAFGLPGNPVSSMVAFEQFVRPSLLKMCGRKDLFRRAFEARITKDLKIKPGRMNFIRAELSLEDGAFIATPLDGQGSGMISTMVRANSFIIVPEGSEGFRAGETVKVQPFDEAVLGSALPAC; encoded by the coding sequence ATGATCTCCGTAAGAGAAGCCCTCGAAACCATACTCAGGGAAATAAGGCCGCTCGGAGTTGAGAGCGTCCCGGTTGAGCAGGCGCTCGGCAGGGTGCTCGGTGAGGACATCAAGGCCAGGGGCGGCAACCCTCCCTGGGACAACTCCGCCATGGACGGCTACGCGCTACGCGCTGCCGACACTGCCGGCGCTTCGCCGGAAAAGCCGGTCAGGCTTAAGGTGCTCTACGACCTGCCGGCAGGCCAGACGCCCAGGGGGCCTGTCGCGGGAGGGGCCGCTGTCCGCATCATGACCGGCGCGCCCGTGCCACAGGGGGCCGATTCGGTTGTAATGGTCGAGAGGACCCAGCCGGGCGACGGATTCGTGCTCGTAAAGGCGCAGGCGAGGCCAGGCGATAACATAAGACGCCAGGGCGAGGACTTCAAGGCTGGCGAGACAGTAATGGGGAAAGGCGCGCTCATACGCCCCTCAGAGGTGAGCATGCTCGCTACGGTCGGCGTGCCGTTCGTCTTCGTGCACAAAAGGCCCCGCGTAGCCGTCATATCTACCGGCGACGAGCTCTCGGACATATTCGAGGCCCCGGGCTTCGGAAAGATAACTAACAGCAACGGCTACGCGCTCTCCGCGCTCGTGACGGCTGTCGGCGCCGCGCCTGTACAACTTGGCATTGCGAGGGACACGAGGGAAAGCCTCCGCGAAAAGCTCGAGCTCGCGATGGCTGCCGACTGCATCGTATCCTCGGGCGGCGTTTCGGTCGGCGACTACGATTTCGTGAAGGACGTACTCAAGGAAATGGGCTCGTCAATGATCTTCTGGAAGGTGGCCATGAAGCCCGGGAAACCCCTCGCCTTCGGCGTTATCGGCGGAAAGCCCGCGTTCGGCCTTCCGGGTAATCCTGTATCCTCGATGGTGGCTTTCGAGCAGTTCGTAAGGCCGTCGTTACTCAAGATGTGCGGAAGGAAGGACCTCTTCAGGCGGGCGTTCGAGGCGCGCATAACAAAAGACCTGAAGATCAAGCCCGGCAGGATGAACTTCATAAGGGCCGAGCTATCCCTCGAGGACGGAGCCTTTATTGCCACCCCGCTTGACGGCCAGGGCTCGGGCATGATATCCACCATGGTCAGGGCCAACTCCTTCATAATAGTGCCTGAGGGCTCCGAGGGATTCAGGGCCGGAGAGACTGTAAAGGTACAGCCCTTTGACGAGGCCGTCCTCGGAAGCGCGCTCCCCGCCTGTTGA
- the mtnA gene encoding S-methyl-5-thioribose-1-phosphate isomerase translates to MFKTVEWKDNTVVMIDQRLLPGKEVYRRYRSHKDVAGAIKDMVVRGAPAIGVAAAMGAALGALRIKARDSKAFRKEFDKVTALIASARPTAVNLFWAVERMRGVVESSPGLDIPALKKKLVGEALRMHKEDIEINRLIGKHGGKLLKSGSAVLTHCNAGALATAGYGTALGVIRGAIEQKKRIKVYADETRPFLQGARLTAWELKKDGIDVTLITDNMAGYMMKKGLIGSVVVGADRIAANGDVANKIGTYTVAVLAREHGIPFYVAAPLSTIDLKTPHGDLIPIEERDPSEVTHIQKRRIAPKGVGVRNPAFDVTPARLVTGIITEKGVVRAPYKKGLKALFKK, encoded by the coding sequence ATGTTCAAGACAGTGGAATGGAAGGACAATACCGTGGTGATGATTGACCAGCGGCTCCTGCCCGGAAAAGAGGTCTACAGGAGGTACCGGTCGCATAAGGACGTGGCCGGGGCCATAAAGGACATGGTAGTCCGGGGCGCCCCCGCGATAGGCGTTGCCGCAGCAATGGGTGCGGCCCTCGGTGCCCTCAGGATAAAGGCCAGGGACTCGAAGGCCTTCAGGAAGGAGTTCGACAAGGTAACCGCGCTTATAGCCTCGGCCCGGCCCACGGCCGTTAACCTCTTCTGGGCTGTCGAGCGGATGAGGGGGGTCGTCGAATCCTCCCCAGGCCTCGATATTCCCGCCCTTAAGAAGAAGCTCGTCGGCGAGGCCTTGAGGATGCACAAGGAGGATATAGAGATAAACCGCCTTATCGGCAAGCACGGGGGGAAGCTCTTAAAGAGCGGCTCGGCCGTCCTTACGCACTGCAATGCCGGGGCGCTGGCCACCGCCGGATATGGAACCGCGCTCGGCGTCATAAGGGGCGCGATCGAGCAGAAGAAAAGGATTAAGGTCTATGCGGACGAGACCAGGCCTTTTCTGCAGGGCGCAAGACTCACGGCATGGGAGCTTAAGAAGGACGGGATAGACGTGACCCTCATAACCGACAACATGGCAGGCTACATGATGAAAAAGGGGCTCATAGGCTCGGTCGTGGTCGGCGCTGACAGGATCGCGGCGAACGGGGATGTGGCAAACAAAATAGGAACCTATACGGTCGCTGTCCTCGCGAGGGAGCACGGGATCCCGTTCTATGTGGCGGCCCCGCTCTCTACAATTGACCTCAAGACACCGCACGGCGACCTCATCCCCATCGAGGAGAGGGACCCTTCGGAGGTAACGCACATACAGAAGAGGCGGATAGCCCCCAAGGGCGTAGGCGTAAGGAACCCGGCCTTCGACGTCACGCCCGCAAGGCTCGTGACCGGCATAATAACCGAGAAGGGAGTCGTGCGGGCCCCTTATAAAAAGGGCCTCAAGGCGCTCTTCAAAAAATGA
- a CDS encoding PEP-CTERM sorting domain-containing protein, translated as MSDSKERSRVKQWIVSPVNWILFVPAIVFLAISAPTVAYCLPYAEVTYNYGLGLVGGSERITSELEAVSINGGGTQVQANGSSASAYIESEAYGGTSPAALTNVSINMDAYYSASGSSVAAIGMARNIYGFLVTATDGNIPESLIGSGFEVPLLMAYSLSVSGDSNSTWYAVARLDCSCPTSSFTDGISRSHSTPGSLQKEDTISLFLKESQLDSIYEIELYAYTSIRLYSDFYNAKYGYASAFADPVITIDPTWQYASYFNVNQFSLTPPSSTVPEPGTMLLLGSGLAGLVVLRKRFKN; from the coding sequence ATGTCAGATTCGAAAGAGCGGTCAAGAGTAAAGCAATGGATCGTTTCGCCCGTGAACTGGATTCTTTTTGTCCCAGCCATTGTTTTTTTAGCTATTTCAGCACCTACGGTCGCATATTGTCTACCCTATGCTGAAGTTACGTACAATTATGGCTTGGGTTTGGTCGGGGGTTCTGAACGGATAACCTCGGAGTTAGAGGCCGTGAGTATAAACGGCGGGGGTACGCAGGTCCAGGCAAATGGTTCTTCAGCATCCGCATACATCGAGTCAGAGGCTTATGGCGGAACAAGCCCCGCTGCCCTTACTAATGTGTCCATCAACATGGACGCATACTATTCCGCCTCCGGATCGAGTGTGGCTGCGATTGGCATGGCTCGCAATATATATGGTTTTTTAGTCACGGCAACTGATGGAAACATTCCGGAGTCGCTAATCGGGAGCGGCTTTGAAGTTCCCTTGCTCATGGCGTATTCTTTAAGTGTTTCAGGCGATTCGAACTCGACCTGGTATGCTGTAGCCAGACTGGATTGCTCATGCCCGACCAGTTCATTTACTGACGGGATTAGCAGAAGTCATTCCACCCCAGGCTCCCTCCAGAAGGAAGATACAATCAGCCTGTTCCTGAAAGAGTCTCAGTTGGATAGCATTTATGAAATTGAGTTATATGCATATACCAGCATTAGATTGTATTCGGATTTCTATAACGCAAAATATGGATATGCGTCTGCATTTGCAGACCCCGTTATCACAATCGATCCGACCTGGCAGTATGCGAGTTATTTCAATGTAAACCAGTTTTCCCTTACACCTCCGTCAAGCACCGTACCTGAACCTGGCACGATGCTGCTTTTGGGCTCCGGGCTGGCAGGTCTGGTGGTTTTGCGAAAAAGGTTTAAAAATTGA
- a CDS encoding NUDIX hydrolase yields the protein MDAIGVVFLSGGKHNVSMREMSAGIIIKDKKVLLVHNMKHGLRVEPPGGKKLSGEGWEESVAREIREELGVEVRVKGLFGEYRTHSPEGDFMVRMYLCDIASGEPRVMEPEKIPSFGWYSLEDLKRLSKEGPLVPNMRLALEDLEELFL from the coding sequence ATGGATGCAATAGGGGTTGTTTTCCTGTCCGGCGGAAAGCATAATGTCTCCATGCGCGAGATGTCTGCCGGAATAATAATAAAGGATAAGAAGGTGCTCCTCGTCCATAACATGAAGCACGGGCTGAGGGTCGAGCCTCCGGGCGGTAAAAAACTGTCTGGCGAGGGGTGGGAGGAATCTGTCGCAAGGGAAATACGAGAAGAGCTCGGGGTGGAGGTGCGGGTAAAAGGACTTTTCGGCGAATACAGGACCCATTCGCCCGAGGGTGATTTCATGGTAAGGATGTACCTATGCGATATCGCTTCAGGGGAGCCCAGGGTAATGGAGCCGGAAAAAATACCCTCATTCGGGTGGTATTCCCTTGAAGACCTGAAGAGGCTGTCAAAAGAGGGCCCGCTCGTCCCGAACATGCGCCTGGCCCTGGAAGACCTTGAGGAGCTGTTTTTATGA
- a CDS encoding PAS domain-containing protein codes for MSVTTPPSQLSFEDILESLAEGVIAVGPDMRISVFNQSAEKMTELSRSFVLGKSLEACFKRNPRIAEMLRETMDKGRIFAEYEEKLWRRITGDALPVSVTTSLVFDPEGSVRGAVALLKDLSGIKPLEASALRKERLAYIGAFAANLAHEIRNPLSGIRGAAQLLSRKASDKGLNEYMEVIIKEADRLNSILNEMLDFARPARLVKKPVNIHQVLDSVVLLLGDGAGRCAFVKSYDPSIPEVAGDENQLKQVFLNLVKNAIEAMPESGIVSVSTRVITEFHMGEGGTGRMVSIEVRDTGCGIKPEDLENVFTPFFTTKPRGSGLGMAITLKIVKEHGGLLKIDSEPGEGTSVLVYLPVEDRGMS; via the coding sequence GTGAGCGTGACCACCCCCCCATCCCAGCTTTCCTTTGAGGACATACTCGAAAGCCTTGCCGAGGGCGTAATAGCCGTCGGCCCGGATATGCGGATTTCCGTCTTCAACCAATCGGCTGAAAAAATGACGGAGCTTTCGAGGTCCTTTGTGCTCGGCAAATCGCTAGAGGCCTGTTTCAAGCGGAACCCGCGCATAGCCGAGATGCTGAGGGAAACAATGGACAAAGGCCGCATCTTCGCCGAGTACGAGGAGAAGCTCTGGAGAAGGATTACAGGCGATGCCCTGCCCGTGAGCGTGACGACAAGCCTTGTCTTCGACCCCGAAGGCAGCGTGAGGGGGGCTGTTGCGTTATTAAAAGACCTCTCAGGCATAAAGCCCCTCGAAGCGAGCGCGCTCCGGAAGGAGCGGCTCGCTTACATAGGCGCGTTCGCCGCGAACCTTGCGCACGAGATACGGAACCCTCTTAGCGGAATAAGGGGCGCGGCCCAGCTCCTATCTAGGAAGGCCTCTGACAAGGGCCTCAACGAATACATGGAAGTGATCATAAAAGAGGCCGACCGCCTGAACAGCATACTTAACGAGATGCTCGACTTCGCCAGGCCCGCCAGGCTCGTAAAAAAGCCGGTCAACATACACCAGGTGCTCGATTCGGTGGTCCTCCTCCTCGGGGATGGGGCAGGGCGCTGCGCTTTCGTAAAAAGCTACGACCCGAGCATCCCGGAGGTGGCGGGTGATGAAAACCAGCTCAAGCAGGTATTCCTGAACCTCGTAAAGAACGCAATCGAGGCCATGCCCGAGAGCGGGATCGTGAGCGTTTCTACAAGGGTCATAACCGAATTTCACATGGGCGAGGGCGGCACGGGCCGCATGGTCTCCATAGAGGTCCGGGACACCGGGTGCGGGATAAAACCCGAGGACCTTGAAAACGTCTTCACGCCTTTTTTCACCACCAAGCCCAGGGGGAGCGGTCTTGGCATGGCTATCACCCTCAAAATAGTAAAGGAGCACGGCGGTCTCTTGAAAATAGATTCAGAACCGGGAGAAGGCACCTCGGTCCTTGTCTATCTCCCGGTGGAGGACAGGGGGATGTCATGA
- a CDS encoding sigma-54 dependent transcriptional regulator produces the protein MSAERVLVADDDESVLWVLDRFLREKGLDVVRASDGDEAWRILSGQAVSLALLDINMPGKDGLKLLTEAREAGLNASFIIMTAETSMKNTLEAMKLGAFDYITKPFDLGEVELTIERAIENSRLREKVSTLKERLLQKLSDETVFIGKSRSVEEVFKKAGKVAARDVTVLVLGESGTGKELLARLIHMNSPRAEGPFVAVNTAAVPRDLMESELFGFEKGAFTGAIESKKGKFELADGGTLFLDEVGDMSPDLQARLLRVIQEREFYRVGGREPVRVDVRIIAATNQDLEKAVAGGSFREDLLFRLNGITLTLPPLRDRKGDVAVLSQYFLEKFSREFNCGPRSFDKSALEALESYQWPGNVRELENTVRRAVLMSRNVNIAAEDLALPEKRARREESIEDLIAARLRPIIEKANNHSRQELYSFIMPYMERPLIRLVLEKTRGNQVQAAEMLGINRNTLRKKIRELDINMGKLKG, from the coding sequence ATGAGCGCGGAAAGGGTGCTCGTCGCGGACGACGACGAGAGCGTACTATGGGTGCTTGACAGGTTCCTCCGGGAAAAGGGGCTCGATGTGGTCAGGGCATCTGATGGCGACGAGGCCTGGAGGATTCTTTCAGGCCAGGCCGTCTCGCTCGCCCTCCTGGATATAAACATGCCCGGAAAAGACGGCCTCAAGCTCCTTACAGAGGCGCGGGAAGCCGGCCTCAACGCGTCCTTCATCATAATGACAGCCGAGACGAGCATGAAAAACACCCTCGAGGCCATGAAGCTCGGCGCCTTCGATTACATAACCAAGCCCTTTGACCTCGGCGAGGTGGAGCTCACGATCGAGCGCGCAATCGAGAATTCGCGGCTCAGGGAAAAGGTCTCAACCCTCAAGGAAAGACTACTACAGAAACTCTCGGACGAGACGGTCTTTATCGGGAAGAGCAGGTCCGTTGAAGAGGTCTTCAAGAAGGCCGGGAAGGTCGCGGCAAGGGACGTTACGGTCCTCGTACTCGGCGAGAGCGGCACAGGCAAGGAGCTCCTCGCCAGGCTCATCCACATGAATAGCCCCAGGGCCGAAGGCCCCTTCGTCGCCGTCAATACCGCGGCCGTGCCCAGGGACCTGATGGAGAGCGAGCTCTTCGGCTTCGAAAAGGGTGCCTTTACCGGCGCAATCGAATCGAAAAAAGGGAAATTCGAGCTTGCCGACGGAGGCACCCTTTTCCTGGACGAGGTCGGTGACATGAGCCCGGACCTCCAGGCGCGGCTTTTGCGAGTGATACAGGAGAGGGAGTTCTACCGCGTAGGCGGAAGGGAGCCCGTCCGGGTGGATGTGCGGATAATCGCGGCCACGAACCAGGATCTTGAAAAGGCCGTTGCCGGGGGAAGCTTCAGGGAGGACCTCCTATTCAGGCTTAACGGCATAACATTAACGCTACCGCCGCTACGTGACCGTAAAGGAGATGTCGCCGTGCTGTCGCAGTATTTCCTCGAAAAATTCAGCAGGGAGTTCAACTGCGGACCGAGGTCGTTCGACAAATCCGCCCTCGAGGCGCTGGAATCCTATCAGTGGCCTGGTAACGTCCGCGAGCTTGAGAATACCGTAAGGCGGGCCGTTCTCATGTCGCGGAACGTGAATATCGCGGCCGAGGACCTTGCCTTACCTGAGAAGCGGGCAAGGCGGGAGGAATCCATAGAAGACCTCATAGCCGCGCGTTTGAGGCCGATCATCGAAAAGGCAAACAACCACTCAAGGCAGGAGCTCTATTCCTTCATCATGCCGTACATGGAAAGGCCCCTCATAAGGCTCGTTCTCGAAAAGACCAGGGGCAACCAGGTGCAGGCCGCGGAGATGCTGGGCATAAACAGGAATACCCTGAGAAAAAAAATACGGGAGCTCGACATAAACATGGGAAAGCTCAAGGGATGA
- the thiE gene encoding thiamine phosphate synthase has translation MKNSHPTFISGLYAIVDSAYASLERAGECADELASGGARIVQLRAKGEGSAAMLRAALDMRKALAGRAIFIVNDRIDIALITGAEGVHLGQDDIPLKDARRLLPSSVIGVSTHDIQEAKRAEAGGADYISFGPIFPTRTKKDADTPKGLSRLEEISASVRIPVVAIGGITEETILSVLESGASSAALISDILLAPSIKAKAASISALIKKRPQPRLSFKPPS, from the coding sequence ATGAAGAACTCTCATCCGACGTTCATCTCGGGCCTGTACGCCATCGTCGATTCGGCCTACGCGAGCCTTGAAAGGGCGGGCGAATGCGCGGATGAGCTCGCCTCCGGCGGCGCGAGGATTGTCCAGCTCCGGGCAAAGGGGGAAGGCAGCGCCGCCATGCTCAGGGCGGCGCTCGACATGAGAAAGGCCCTTGCGGGAAGGGCCATCTTCATCGTAAACGACAGGATCGACATAGCCCTCATAACCGGCGCCGAGGGGGTGCACCTTGGGCAGGACGACATACCTCTAAAGGACGCAAGGAGGCTCCTCCCCTCTTCAGTAATAGGCGTATCCACCCACGATATCCAGGAGGCGAAAAGGGCGGAGGCCGGAGGAGCGGACTATATCTCCTTCGGCCCCATATTCCCCACCAGGACGAAAAAGGACGCGGACACGCCAAAGGGCTTATCGAGGCTTGAGGAGATCTCCGCGAGCGTACGCATCCCGGTGGTCGCAATCGGCGGCATAACCGAAGAGACAATCCTATCTGTCCTGGAATCCGGCGCGTCTTCAGCCGCGCTTATATCTGATATCCTCCTTGCGCCGAGCATAAAGGCGAAAGCGGCCTCGATATCGGCGCTCATAAAAAAAAGACCGCAACCACGGCTGAGCTTCAAGCCCCCTTCATAA